One stretch of Chryseobacterium sp. LJ668 DNA includes these proteins:
- a CDS encoding sensor histidine kinase produces the protein MTDDSRKELNNAQDYFQKYVVSENDEYLKFYFISVNKLIKNLDSINNFKFQNPNLKIILASHKGEAVDAKNLKLKVDSTYEFSTKSNIKIPEDLPKLKKYNFDYNFDKFEVQTKTYSDTLKKKGLFGRLGDAIAGKENVRKDSVVVTVKGGKILDVPTIKTEFDSIIKSITKHYTKEVQKIRVNVGKNKDRDKNDNSKFYSTFNSLLVYSNGLMNIYEFAVKDSKSDLEKEYADQNSESNKIRKYLVLGLMVLMFIVSILIMYFTRIAFIYERKLNAANKQISENLNFKNRILGMLSHELRSPLKIIGIFINRINKKTTDESIKEYLKSISFTNNTLLMQANQILEYTKNQHVENKLIPVVFNLNTEIDSILNSIEPYIQTRNNKFIVNKNIDPDLMIFSDNTKINQIFMNILGNANKFTENGQITVTTTAKLADENTIALITQISDTGVGISKSDVEKIFEPYYQGIISNEVENLGAGLGLSLCKELIELYSGNISVSSEQHEGTDVFFTINLKIHR, from the coding sequence TTGACTGACGACTCTAGAAAAGAACTCAACAATGCTCAGGATTATTTTCAGAAATATGTAGTAAGTGAAAATGATGAGTACTTAAAATTTTATTTTATTTCTGTTAATAAGCTGATAAAAAATCTGGACAGTATTAATAATTTCAAATTTCAGAACCCAAATTTGAAAATTATTTTGGCATCACACAAGGGTGAAGCTGTAGATGCTAAAAATTTGAAACTGAAAGTAGATTCTACCTATGAGTTTTCTACTAAATCAAATATAAAAATCCCCGAAGATTTACCAAAGCTTAAAAAATATAACTTCGATTACAATTTTGATAAATTTGAAGTTCAGACAAAAACTTATTCTGATACGCTAAAGAAAAAAGGTTTGTTTGGTCGTTTAGGTGATGCAATAGCAGGAAAGGAAAATGTAAGAAAAGATAGCGTTGTGGTCACTGTAAAAGGAGGTAAAATCTTAGATGTACCCACCATAAAAACTGAATTTGACAGTATTATAAAGTCAATCACAAAGCACTATACTAAAGAAGTGCAGAAAATTCGAGTGAATGTTGGGAAGAATAAAGACAGAGATAAAAATGACAACAGTAAATTTTATTCAACCTTCAATTCATTATTGGTATATAGCAATGGATTAATGAATATTTACGAGTTTGCAGTTAAAGATTCTAAGTCAGATCTGGAAAAAGAATATGCCGACCAAAATTCTGAAAGCAACAAAATCAGAAAATATCTGGTATTGGGATTAATGGTTTTGATGTTCATCGTCTCCATTTTAATCATGTATTTTACCAGAATTGCTTTCATATATGAAAGAAAATTGAATGCTGCCAATAAACAAATCAGTGAAAACCTGAATTTTAAAAATAGGATTTTGGGTATGCTTAGCCACGAATTGAGATCGCCATTGAAAATTATAGGTATTTTCATCAATAGAATTAATAAAAAAACAACTGATGAAAGCATCAAAGAATATCTGAAATCCATAAGCTTTACCAATAATACTCTACTAATGCAAGCCAATCAGATTCTTGAATATACAAAGAATCAGCATGTAGAAAATAAACTGATACCCGTTGTTTTTAATCTTAATACTGAAATAGATTCTATTCTAAATTCAATTGAACCTTACATCCAAACTAGAAATAATAAATTCATAGTTAATAAAAATATAGATCCGGATTTGATGATTTTTTCTGATAATACTAAAATCAATCAGATTTTTATGAATATTCTAGGAAACGCCAATAAATTTACAGAAAACGGGCAGATCACTGTTACAACTACAGCAAAGCTTGCCGATGAAAATACGATTGCGCTGATCACACAGATAAGTGATACAGGAGTCGGGATTTCAAAATCGGATGTAGAAAAAATATTTGAACCTTATTATCAAGGAATTATTTCTAATGAGGTAGAAAATTTGGGTGCAGGTCTTGGGTTAAGCTTATGCAAAGAGCTTATAGAATTGTATTCAGGAAATATTTCGGTTTCAAGTGAACAGCATGAAGGTACTGATGTGTTTTTCACGATCAATTTAAAGATTCACAGATGA
- the pheS gene encoding phenylalanine--tRNA ligase subunit alpha has product MTEKIEELLIEVQSFSATSKDEIENFRIKYNGKKGVLNDFYESLKTVPNDQKKDFGQKINSLKQAVAAKLEGFKSSAESSVILEKEDLTKPAFPSELGSRHPINLVKNRIIDIFKSIGFAVADGPEIEDDWHNFTALNLPEYHPARDMQDTFFIEQNPDILLRTHTSSVQIRYMEENQPPIRILSPGRVFRNEAVSSRSHCIFHQIEGLYIDENVSFADLKQTIQFFTTELFGKSKIRMRPSYFPFTEPSAEIDVYWGLNSETDYRITKGTGWLEIMGCGMVDPAVLKNVNIDSEKYSGYAFGMGIERITMLLYQMSDIRMFFENDIRTLEQFKSL; this is encoded by the coding sequence ATGACAGAAAAGATAGAAGAATTACTCATCGAAGTACAGAGCTTCAGCGCAACATCCAAAGATGAGATAGAGAACTTCAGAATCAAGTATAACGGTAAAAAAGGAGTACTGAATGATTTCTATGAATCATTAAAAACTGTTCCGAACGACCAGAAAAAAGATTTCGGACAAAAAATCAATTCTTTGAAACAAGCTGTTGCTGCCAAATTGGAGGGCTTTAAAAGTTCAGCTGAATCTTCTGTTATCCTCGAGAAAGAAGATCTTACAAAACCGGCCTTTCCTTCAGAACTGGGTTCTAGACATCCTATCAATTTAGTGAAAAACAGGATTATAGATATTTTTAAATCTATTGGGTTCGCTGTGGCAGACGGGCCGGAGATTGAAGACGATTGGCATAATTTTACGGCACTTAATTTACCAGAATATCACCCGGCAAGAGATATGCAGGATACTTTTTTTATTGAGCAGAACCCCGATATTCTTCTAAGAACACATACTTCGTCTGTTCAGATCCGTTATATGGAAGAAAATCAGCCGCCGATAAGAATTTTGTCTCCGGGAAGGGTTTTTAGAAATGAAGCGGTCTCGTCACGCTCACACTGTATCTTTCATCAGATTGAAGGTTTATATATCGATGAGAATGTAAGCTTTGCAGATTTAAAACAGACCATTCAGTTTTTTACAACAGAACTTTTCGGAAAATCTAAAATTAGAATGCGACCTTCGTATTTTCCTTTTACAGAACCAAGTGCAGAGATTGATGTATACTGGGGATTAAACTCTGAAACAGATTACAGAATCACAAAAGGAACAGGTTGGTTAGAAATTATGGGTTGCGGAATGGTAGATCCTGCAGTTTTGAAAAACGTAAATATAGATTCTGAGAAATATTCAGGCTATGCTTTTGGAATGGGTATTGAAAGAATTACAATGCTTCTTTACCAAATGAGCGACATCAGAATGTTCTTCGAAAATGACATTAGAACACTAGAACAATTTAAGTCATTATAA
- a CDS encoding YceI family protein: MQRKLFSLAIPALFAAAVVISCQKEKPLINEGNQVATTKDGNKYVVDTLNSRVEWKGYKVFKSENTSHFGTITFESGDVTVKDGQLESGQFVVDMNSLTSVDLQDDADQLDKLNGHLKSGDFFETEKFPTASYEITKVTPSDQGDYNTILDGNLTVKGITKPVQFKANVSVNDGVVSIATEPKDIKREEFGVRFQSPAENGVIKDEVSLQINMKALEKK; the protein is encoded by the coding sequence ATGCAAAGAAAATTATTCTCTCTGGCTATTCCTGCACTTTTTGCTGCAGCTGTAGTTATCTCATGTCAAAAAGAAAAACCGTTGATAAATGAAGGAAACCAAGTGGCTACGACAAAAGACGGCAATAAATATGTTGTTGATACTTTAAACAGCAGAGTGGAGTGGAAGGGTTATAAAGTTTTCAAGTCTGAAAATACGAGTCATTTCGGAACCATTACTTTTGAAAGCGGTGATGTTACAGTAAAAGATGGGCAATTGGAAAGCGGACAATTCGTAGTGGATATGAATTCTCTTACCTCTGTAGATTTACAGGATGATGCAGATCAGTTGGATAAACTAAATGGACATTTAAAAAGCGGAGATTTCTTTGAAACAGAAAAATTTCCAACTGCCTCCTACGAAATTACAAAAGTGACTCCGTCTGATCAAGGCGATTATAATACAATATTGGATGGTAATTTAACGGTAAAAGGTATTACAAAACCTGTTCAGTTCAAAGCAAATGTTTCTGTAAATGATGGAGTTGTGAGTATTGCAACCGAACCAAAAGATATAAAAAGAGAAGAATTTGGCGTGAGATTCCAAAGTCCTGCAGAAAATGGCGTTATAAAAGATGAGGTCAGTCTTCAGATCAATATGAAAGCTTTGGAAAAGAAATAA
- a CDS encoding zinc ribbon domain-containing protein YjdM, giving the protein MSEALVCPKCNSEFTYEQDDLMVCSQCFYEWNPKENAAETDNSGKILDANGNELQDGDSVVVVKDLPVKGAPKPVKAGTKVKNIRLRPDSDHNIDCKIDGFGSMALKSEFVKKA; this is encoded by the coding sequence ATGAGTGAGGCTTTAGTTTGTCCGAAATGCAATTCAGAATTTACCTATGAGCAAGATGATTTGATGGTTTGCTCGCAGTGCTTTTATGAGTGGAATCCTAAAGAAAATGCGGCAGAAACTGACAATTCTGGGAAAATTTTAGATGCTAACGGGAATGAGTTGCAAGACGGAGATTCTGTAGTTGTAGTAAAAGATCTTCCTGTAAAAGGTGCTCCGAAACCTGTAAAAGCGGGAACTAAAGTGAAAAATATCCGGTTGCGACCAGACAGCGACCATAATATTGATTGTAAAATTGATGGTTTCGGATCAATGGCTTTAAAATCTGAATTTGTGAAAAAGGCTTAA
- a CDS encoding sulfate/molybdate ABC transporter ATP-binding protein, which produces MLLEINNLHFSHTKEQPLFRNFNLKLEEGKILALAGESGCGKSTLLSLVYGLLNWEQGEILFEDRKLMGPKGNLVPGEAEMKFVAQSFDLMPYATVADNVGKFISNINLAKKKETVNELLEVVGLVESANALPKNLSGGQQQRVAIARALSVLPKLLLLDEPFSHLDYARKIELREKLFRYVKEKNISLIISTHELQDIIPWLDQIVILENGRLIQNDNPEETYKNPYNTYVAKLFGEVNIFTESEMSDFGISNFAYYPNQIHISENGFNAEVMESRFAGNHYWNKIISNNKELIMHTNEKIGGTLKISFK; this is translated from the coding sequence ATGCTACTAGAGATAAACAACTTACATTTTTCACATACCAAAGAACAGCCCTTGTTCCGAAATTTTAACCTCAAACTTGAAGAGGGGAAAATACTGGCGTTGGCAGGCGAAAGCGGCTGTGGAAAATCCACCTTATTGAGCCTTGTATATGGGCTTTTAAACTGGGAACAGGGTGAAATTTTGTTTGAAGACAGAAAACTGATGGGACCTAAAGGAAACCTCGTTCCGGGAGAAGCTGAAATGAAATTTGTGGCACAGAGTTTTGACCTGATGCCTTATGCGACAGTAGCTGACAATGTGGGAAAATTTATTTCTAATATTAATTTAGCTAAGAAAAAAGAAACCGTAAACGAGCTTTTAGAGGTTGTAGGATTGGTAGAATCGGCTAATGCACTTCCTAAAAATCTGAGTGGCGGACAACAGCAAAGAGTTGCCATCGCAAGAGCACTTTCTGTTTTACCAAAATTACTTTTGCTGGATGAGCCTTTCAGCCATCTCGATTACGCCCGGAAAATCGAACTTCGGGAAAAGCTTTTCAGGTATGTGAAAGAAAAAAATATTTCACTGATCATTTCTACCCACGAACTGCAGGACATTATCCCGTGGCTTGACCAGATTGTTATTCTTGAAAACGGAAGACTTATACAGAATGACAACCCGGAAGAAACCTATAAAAACCCTTATAATACTTATGTAGCAAAACTTTTTGGAGAGGTCAATATCTTTACTGAATCTGAAATGAGCGATTTTGGAATTTCAAACTTTGCTTATTATCCAAATCAGATACACATTTCTGAAAATGGTTTTAATGCTGAGGTCATGGAAAGCAGGTTTGCAGGAAATCATTACTGGAATAAAATTATTTCTAACAATAAAGAACTGATTATGCATACCAACGAAAAGATTGGTGGCACACTGAAAATTTCTTTCAAATAA
- a CDS encoding response regulator gives MNYSEQTSVTFLLADDHSLIRQGIMFLLEEMNVDHEVFQASTLQQTLELMKMNSISIAIIDAHFPDGNSFSVLPEIKKISPETKILIFTGTEYAQSLKFINAGANGFLSKLSEESEIKDALEKMIRDGEYISADVQALLMNSLRNGDILNPLSRLTEREMQIAEMYAKGYGNLEIANKLNIKQNTVSTQKKRLFDKLKIENIVELIELIKDHK, from the coding sequence ATGAATTATTCTGAACAAACATCAGTCACATTTCTGCTTGCCGATGATCACAGTCTGATAAGACAGGGGATTATGTTTTTACTTGAGGAAATGAATGTAGATCATGAGGTTTTTCAAGCATCTACTCTGCAACAGACACTAGAATTGATGAAAATGAATTCTATCAGCATAGCAATAATTGATGCTCATTTTCCTGACGGTAACAGCTTCAGTGTTTTACCAGAAATAAAAAAAATAAGTCCGGAAACTAAAATTCTTATTTTCACAGGTACAGAATATGCACAGTCGCTTAAATTTATTAATGCAGGTGCAAATGGTTTTCTTAGTAAACTCAGCGAAGAATCCGAAATCAAAGATGCTTTAGAAAAGATGATTAGAGATGGTGAATATATTTCAGCAGATGTACAGGCTTTGCTGATGAATTCGTTGCGAAACGGTGATATCTTAAATCCTTTGTCACGCCTTACAGAAAGAGAAATGCAGATCGCCGAAATGTATGCGAAAGGGTATGGAAATCTTGAAATTGCAAATAAACTCAACATCAAGCAGAATACGGTAAGTACTCAAAAAAAGCGGTTGTTTGATAAGTTAAAGATTGAAAATATCGTTGAACTCATCGAACTCATTAAAGATCATAAATGA